The following coding sequences lie in one Deltaproteobacteria bacterium genomic window:
- a CDS encoding YraN family protein, which produces MRDKRKVLGGRGEDLAVRYLQKKGYKVIERNYRCLLGEIDLIARDKETLVFVEIKARSSSGFGLPQEAVGRFKQKKLIQVAKAYIVEHHLKEAIPARFDVVAIQLTPSGAEIELIKDAFQV; this is translated from the coding sequence ATGAGGGACAAAAGGAAGGTCCTGGGGGGGAGGGGAGAGGACCTAGCCGTCAGGTATCTCCAAAAGAAGGGTTATAAGGTCATCGAGAGGAATTACCGTTGCCTTTTGGGGGAGATCGACCTCATCGCCCGAGACAAAGAGACCTTGGTCTTCGTTGAGATCAAGGCCCGTAGCTCGTCAGGGTTCGGCCTTCCCCAGGAGGCGGTAGGTCGATTCAAGCAGAAAAAACTCATTCAGGTGGCGAAGGCCTATATTGTAGAGCACCACCTGAAGGAGGCCATCCCCGCTCGCTTCGATGTGGTGGCCATCCAACTTACCCCTTCCGGCGCGGAGATAGAGCTGATCAAAGACGCCTTTCAGGTATGA
- a CDS encoding ribonuclease HII, protein MKKGDPATPDQDSPEEFLSTQNYRWIAGVDEAGRGPLAGPVVAAAVIIRTGEEIPGVRDSKRLTPGQREQLYQAITSRALSWGVGIVGPRDIERHNILQATIKAMKEAVLCLDPLPDFLLIDGISPIPIDIPQRSLKKGDDLCPSISAASILAKVTRDRLMLEYHRIYPQYNFACHKGYPTREHREVIRKYGCCEIHRRTFKGVKEYIRG, encoded by the coding sequence GCGACCCCTGACCAGGATTCTCCGGAGGAGTTTCTAAGCACCCAGAACTACAGATGGATAGCAGGGGTGGATGAGGCGGGAAGGGGACCCCTTGCTGGTCCTGTGGTGGCGGCAGCGGTCATAATCCGCACAGGGGAGGAAATCCCTGGGGTGCGAGACTCCAAAAGGCTTACCCCTGGGCAACGAGAGCAATTATACCAGGCCATCACCTCCCGTGCCCTCAGCTGGGGGGTGGGGATAGTGGGGCCCCGGGATATAGAAAGGCATAACATCCTGCAGGCTACCATCAAGGCGATGAAGGAGGCTGTCCTGTGCCTGGATCCATTGCCCGATTTCCTCCTGATAGATGGTATTTCCCCTATCCCCATTGATATCCCCCAGAGGTCCTTAAAAAAGGGGGATGACCTTTGCCCGTCCATTTCTGCGGCTTCCATCTTGGCCAAGGTCACCCGGGACAGGTTGATGCTGGAATACCATCGTATCTATCCCCAGTATAATTTTGCCTGCCATAAAGGATACCCCACCAGGGAACATCGAGAGGTCATCCGTAAGTACGGATGTTGTGAGATCCATCGAAGGACCTTCAAAGGCGTAAAAGAGTATATAAGAGGCTAG